The segment GAAGTCTATGAAATATGGTGATATTTCTGAAGAAGAAGCCTGGAAATTTGTCACTCTTAATCCGGCAAAATTGTTACACATAGACCAATACGTGGGAAGTATAGAACCTGGAAAGCAGGCAGACCTTGTATTGTGGAGCGATCATCCCCTTTCCATCTATTCCAGAGCCGAAAAAACTTTGGTAGAAGGCGCAGTTTATTTTGATGTTGAAAAAGATGAACAGCTTAGGGAAGAGATTGCAAAGCAAAAAAATAAGTTGATCCACCAAATGCTGGAAGCAAAAAATGGAGGAGCTACTACAAAACCTGCTACAAAAAAAGAAGCACAACACATCCACTGTAACACTTTGGAAATTCACTAAAAATGAGAGCAATGAAAAATTTTAAATATAAGGTTACCCTGGTAATGTTGCTTGTGGCCACAGCTGTATTCGCACAGCAAACTCCCGCACCTAAACAAACTGAAGCAGTTACTATTGTTGGAGCAACAGCACATCTTGGAAACGGAAAAGTTATTGCAAACAGCCTGATCATTTTTGAAGATGGAAAACTAACTCAGGTGCTGGATGCCCTTACTACCAAAATGCAATACAGAGGAAATGTAATAAATGCCGAAGGAAAACACGTTTATCCCGGTTTTATTGCACCAAATTCCACGCTTGGTTTAGTGGAAATATCATCAGTAAGAGCTACAGATGATGAAGATGAAATTGGAGATATGCTGCCTCACGTAAGAAGTTTAATTGCTTACAATGCTGAAAGCAAGATTGTTGAAAGTATGAGGCCGAATGGAGTTTTAATTGGACAGATCACTCCGCGGGGAAGCACTATTGCTTGTACTTCTTCAATTGTTCAATTTGATGCGTGGAACTGGGAAGATGCTGTAATTAAAAAGGATGACGGTATTCACCTTAACTGGCCCAACAGTTTTACCAGTGGAAGATGGTGGGAAGGAGAACCACGGGGAATGAAGCCCAATAAAGAATATCCAGTAGAAGTTGCAGAAATCACCTCCTTCTTTAAAAACTCACGGGCATATCTTGCCGGAGGCCAGAATGCTATTCATTTGCCCTATAAAGCAATGGGCCCGGTATTCGACGGCACGAAAAAAGTTTTTGTACACGTAGATGGGGAAAAGGAAATTCTGGATGCAATTCAGTTCAAAAAGGAACAAAATCTTGAGAATTTTGTGATAGTTGGAGGGAATGACGCTCACAAAGTAGCAGATCAATTAAGAGAAAACAACATTCCGGTGCTTTCTAAAAGGCCACATACCACACCGGACCAGGATGACGACGACTATGACTTCTCCTATAAAAGCGCACGTTTACTTGTTGAAAAAGGGGTATTAGTGGGACTGGAAAGTAGCGGGGCAATGGAAACTATGAACACCAGGAACCTTCCCTTTTATGCAGGTACCGTTGCTGCCAGCGGTTTGGATAAGGAAGAAGCTTTGAAGCTCATTACCTCCAATACCGCCAAAATTCTTGGCATCGATAATATTGTGGGCACGCTGGAAGCAGGAAAAGACGCTACTCTTTTTATAAGTGAAGGAGATGCTCTTGATATGAGAGGGAATGTACTCGTTAAAGCCTGGATCCAGGGCAGGGAAATTAGTCTGGACAGCCACCAGACAGAATTGTATGAGCGGTATTCTAACAAATATCAGTCCAAGAAAAAATAGTAAGCCTAATACCAAAGTCTCTAACGAAACTGCCTGAAAATTCCTGAAATTCGTCATCCTGAATTTATTTCAGGATCTAACTTGTAAAGGCTATACATAATTGGAAGCTGAAACAGGTTCAGTTTTACGAAAGCAGATTTTCAGGTAGTTTCTTCCTTTAAAGCAATTATTTTAGCTGTATGATCAAAAACATTTCAAGTCTTAGCAATCCAACTATAAAAAGGATCCTTCAGCTTCAGGAAAAATCACGACAAAGAAAAAAGGAAGGAGTTTTTGTTGTTGAAGGAATAAGAGAAGTTGAACTTGCTACAAAAGGTGGATATGACGTTACAGATCTTTTTTTTTGTTCTGAATTATTTCCTTCTGAAAAACTGGAAGGTCTAATAAGTAATACTTCTGAAAAACCGGAAATAACTGAAATTTCAGCTGATGTTTACAACAAAATCGCATACCGCGGAAGTACAGAAGGTTTACTTGCTATAATTAGAAACCGGGACCTGAGTTTAAAAAATCTTCAGCTAAAGAATAAAAATCCGTTGATCCTGGTGGCCGAGGCACCGGAAAAGCCCGGGAACATTGGTGCCTTACTAAGAACAGCCGATGCAGCTGCAATAGATGCGGTACTAATTGCCAATCCAAAAACAGATCTTTTTAATCCTAATATCATCCGTTCCAGTGTAGGATGTGTTTTTACAAATGATATAGCAACTGGCACAACTTCAGAAATTATTGCTTTCCTGCAGGAAAAGCAAATAAACATTTATGCTGCTGCCCTGCAGGCCTCAAAATCATATACCCTAATTGACTTTACAGCTGCAAGCGCCATAGTGGTTGGAACTGAAGCAACAGGATTAAGTAAAGAATGGCTGCAGAGTTCCACTCAAAACATTGTCATCCCGATGCAGGGGGAAATTGATTCTATGAACGTTTCTGTCGCTGCAGGTATTCTCATTTTTGAAGCTAAACGGCAAAGAGGGTTTTGAACTACGAATTTTTGAAAGATAAGTACGAACTGAAAAGATTTGGATAATTTCTATTGACAAATATTCCAGCAAAAATCTCACCTGACAAAAAATATTTGGATTAAAATTTGATTATGCTATGATTGATCTTAGAGCCCTAAAAACCTTTCTCTTATTTAACGTATAGTGCGCAGAGGAAGTAAATTAAGGAACGTTAGAAATACCTTGAACCTTAAACCCCGAACTTTAAACTTTAAATCTTGAATCCAGAAACTCTTTTCTATATAATTATTTTCATAATTGTTATTGATTTTGTGATTGATAAAATTGTGGAGGCATTAAATGCCAAACATTTTAGTGACCCTATTCCTAAGGAACTTGAAGACGTATATGATGAGGAAGAATACAAACGATCCCAGCAGTACAAAAAGGAACGTTACCGCTTTGGTTTGGCATCTTCAGTATTTTCTTTTTTATTAATGCTTGGCTTTCTCTTATTTGATGGCTTTGCCTGGGTAGATTCCATTGCACGGAATATTTCAGATAATCCTATTGTCATAGCTCTTATTTTCTTTGGAATTATAATGCTGGCGAGTGATATTCTTAGTTTACCTTTTTCCTGGTACAGCACTTTTGTCATAGAAGAAAAATATGGTTTTAATAAAACTACCAAAAAGCTATTCTTTCTGGATAAATTAAAATCCTGGGGTTTAATGATTGTTGGTGGTGGTGGAATCCTGGCGCTAATTGTTTGGTTCTATCAATGGGCAGGAAATGATTTTTGGTGGTATACCTGGATTGTCGTAAGCATTTTTACTGTTTTTGTAAATATGTTCTACGCCAAATTGATCGTGCCGCTATTTAATAAGCAAACACCGCTTCCCGAAGGATCGCTACGGGAAAAAATAGAAGCTTATGCAGATAAAGTTGGGTTTACCCTTCACAATATATTTGTAATAGACGGTTCTAAAAGAAGTACCAAAGCCAATGCGTATTTTCCAGGTTTTGGTAAGGAAAAACGTATTACTTTATATGACACCCTCATTAATGACCTTGAGGAAGAGGAGATTGTAAGTGTCCTG is part of the Antarcticibacterium sp. 1MA-6-2 genome and harbors:
- a CDS encoding amidohydrolase family protein, which codes for MKNFKYKVTLVMLLVATAVFAQQTPAPKQTEAVTIVGATAHLGNGKVIANSLIIFEDGKLTQVLDALTTKMQYRGNVINAEGKHVYPGFIAPNSTLGLVEISSVRATDDEDEIGDMLPHVRSLIAYNAESKIVESMRPNGVLIGQITPRGSTIACTSSIVQFDAWNWEDAVIKKDDGIHLNWPNSFTSGRWWEGEPRGMKPNKEYPVEVAEITSFFKNSRAYLAGGQNAIHLPYKAMGPVFDGTKKVFVHVDGEKEILDAIQFKKEQNLENFVIVGGNDAHKVADQLRENNIPVLSKRPHTTPDQDDDDYDFSYKSARLLVEKGVLVGLESSGAMETMNTRNLPFYAGTVAASGLDKEEALKLITSNTAKILGIDNIVGTLEAGKDATLFISEGDALDMRGNVLVKAWIQGREISLDSHQTELYERYSNKYQSKKK
- a CDS encoding RNA methyltransferase, which gives rise to MIKNISSLSNPTIKRILQLQEKSRQRKKEGVFVVEGIREVELATKGGYDVTDLFFCSELFPSEKLEGLISNTSEKPEITEISADVYNKIAYRGSTEGLLAIIRNRDLSLKNLQLKNKNPLILVAEAPEKPGNIGALLRTADAAAIDAVLIANPKTDLFNPNIIRSSVGCVFTNDIATGTTSEIIAFLQEKQINIYAAALQASKSYTLIDFTAASAIVVGTEATGLSKEWLQSSTQNIVIPMQGEIDSMNVSVAAGILIFEAKRQRGF
- a CDS encoding M48 family metallopeptidase, whose translation is MNPETLFYIIIFIIVIDFVIDKIVEALNAKHFSDPIPKELEDVYDEEEYKRSQQYKKERYRFGLASSVFSFLLMLGFLLFDGFAWVDSIARNISDNPIVIALIFFGIIMLASDILSLPFSWYSTFVIEEKYGFNKTTKKLFFLDKLKSWGLMIVGGGGILALIVWFYQWAGNDFWWYTWIVVSIFTVFVNMFYAKLIVPLFNKQTPLPEGSLREKIEAYADKVGFTLHNIFVIDGSKRSTKANAYFPGFGKEKRITLYDTLINDLEEEEIVSVLAHEVGHYKKKHVIANLAAAVITTGFTLWLLSVFVGNPLLSQALGVNEPSFHIGLIAFGILYSPISEITGLLMNYLSRKFEYQADDFAKNTYNENALISSLKKLSKTSLSNLTPHKAYVFLHYSHPPLLLRYKNLKGSL